The Candidatus Accumulibacter similis genome has a segment encoding these proteins:
- a CDS encoding ParB N-terminal domain-containing protein yields MSHYPLHPAAEIFPEMDASALAGLTADIAANGQREPILILNGQVIDGRCRLRACEQLGIEPLVRDVSAEAIDPFVLVVSLNLHRRHLTESQRATVAARKANMARGGDRPSRTDSTFDSARLQNRTEVSQAQAAGLLQVSPRSVASAAKVLQNGTPELVAAVDQGQVAVSTAAELALLPAETQREALARTPDEIRAIAREVKERITAAGVCGPSAVRIFDRVAQEQDLSGSEQCSVVEAIKADAPALPTPSEAKRIAAQGKPGLAVLATDGRYHTAPVDPQEAARLERWMRLRECLESLATVPFPPSEALTSIPPYQYRNVTEWLSRAVPFLHELHQLWSQHHA; encoded by the coding sequence ATGAGCCACTATCCCCTGCATCCCGCCGCCGAGATCTTCCCGGAGATGGATGCGTCGGCCCTCGCCGGGCTGACGGCGGATATCGCGGCCAACGGCCAGCGCGAACCCATCCTGATCCTAAACGGGCAGGTCATCGACGGCCGCTGCCGCCTCCGGGCCTGCGAGCAACTGGGCATCGAACCACTGGTACGCGATGTCAGTGCCGAAGCGATCGATCCGTTTGTCCTCGTCGTGTCCCTCAACCTGCATCGCCGGCATCTGACCGAGAGCCAGCGAGCCACCGTTGCGGCACGGAAGGCAAATATGGCCAGAGGTGGGGATCGGCCCAGCAGGACCGATTCAACTTTCGATTCTGCAAGGTTGCAGAATCGAACTGAGGTTTCCCAGGCTCAAGCCGCGGGCCTGCTGCAGGTCTCGCCCCGCTCGGTCGCCAGCGCCGCCAAGGTGCTCCAGAACGGAACTCCCGAACTCGTGGCCGCCGTCGATCAAGGCCAGGTCGCCGTGTCCACGGCCGCCGAGCTCGCTCTTCTACCGGCCGAAACCCAGCGCGAAGCCCTCGCCCGCACCCCGGACGAAATCCGCGCCATCGCCCGCGAAGTCAAGGAGCGCATTACCGCGGCCGGCGTCTGCGGCCCGTCCGCCGTGCGCATCTTCGACCGGGTCGCTCAAGAGCAAGACCTCTCGGGCAGCGAACAGTGCTCGGTCGTCGAAGCGATCAAGGCCGACGCGCCAGCGCTGCCCACTCCCTCGGAGGCCAAGCGCATCGCGGCCCAGGGGAAACCCGGTCTCGCGGTCCTCGCCACCGACGGACGCTACCACACCGCACCGGTAGACCCGCAGGAAGCCGCGCGGCTGGAGCGCTGGATGCGCTTGCGCGAGTGCCTCGAATCGCTCGCCACCGTTCCCTTCCCGCCCAGCGAAGCCCTGACCTCGATCCCGCCCTACCAGTACCGCAACGTCACCGAGTGGCTGTCGCGGGCGGTTCCGTTCCTTCATGAACTCCACCAACTTTGGAGCCAACACCATGCGTAA
- a CDS encoding sigma-70 family RNA polymerase sigma factor — protein sequence MEAHPRARRWPEPPHDVEPGAGHSPPCGVAGPCANQVYFESAWQAAKTRSYRAAVRFGLSRADREDLHQSLLLDLLERAGEFDPSRGSAGTFTGIVSAHRASGFLEDLKKDRWRLSFGFSDETDDRELDQLDALAAPDSMVPLWGEVSNPYDEIHVLRDLEQAIRLMDDEQRSLLHLLTDEDDLPSASRSAGVSRATFYRRVADLRMHLRMFGLQAAA from the coding sequence ATGGAAGCCCACCCACGAGCCCGGCGATGGCCTGAGCCACCGCACGACGTTGAGCCCGGCGCCGGTCATTCACCGCCGTGCGGTGTCGCTGGCCCGTGCGCCAACCAGGTGTACTTCGAGTCGGCTTGGCAGGCTGCCAAGACCCGTAGCTACCGGGCGGCGGTCCGCTTCGGCCTGTCCCGGGCCGACCGGGAGGATCTCCATCAGTCGCTGCTCCTTGACCTGCTGGAGCGTGCCGGCGAGTTTGATCCGAGCAGAGGCAGTGCCGGGACCTTCACCGGAATCGTCTCCGCGCATCGCGCCTCCGGCTTCCTCGAAGACCTGAAGAAGGATCGTTGGCGTCTGAGCTTTGGCTTCAGCGACGAGACCGACGATCGCGAACTGGATCAGCTCGACGCACTGGCCGCGCCAGACTCCATGGTGCCGCTGTGGGGCGAGGTTTCCAACCCGTATGACGAGATACATGTCCTGCGGGATCTCGAACAGGCCATTCGGCTCATGGACGACGAGCAGCGCTCGCTGCTCCACCTGCTGACGGACGAGGACGATCTTCCCTCTGCCAGCCGGAGCGCCGGTGTGTCGCGGGCCACTTTCTATCGCCGGGTCGCCGACCTGCGGATGCATCTACGCATGTTCGGCCTCCAGGCAGCTGCCTGA